The nucleotide window GATGCCAACACCATAGCGATATGTTTTGTTTGGGGTAACTGTTGTATCTACGGCCTTATGTGGCATATCATCTGCCAAATGCGAAGTAACGATATCATCAATCTGCTTCACCGTTTTGGTGTTTCCTGGGCCAGCCAGGTCCTCTACAAGCCCTTCTGCATAGAGTTGGGCAGCTGCCTGGGCGGCATCCGCTTTTGCCTGAGCTCCTTCAGGAGTTTCGAATACCAATGACTGCTCAATAGTAGCACTAACATTAGCTGCATTTCCTATAAGGGAAACAATATCAACCTGTTTTTCCAGAATCTCAGCCCCGCCGCCAGCTGGGATATATTCAGCCAGAGCACCGGCATTGCCATAACAATACAGAATTTCTCCCAAGTCCGGATCCGTAGCAAAAAGGCCAAGCTCCCGCCAATAAAAGCTGGTCGCCAGCCCCTGATTAGATAAAACCCCTCCAACTACGGCTTTGCCACCTGGTAAGGTTTTAAATTTATTTAGATTGATGCTTTTTACTTCATGAACCAGGGCAGTTAAGTCTGCAATTGCTTGCCCGCCAAGCTCCCCATCACCTACTCCTATGCGGGTAAAATTAAGCTGTATCCCTGTCTGGGCTTTAGCTTGTAATGCCCTGCCCCGATTAGTGAAAAATAAACCACCACCAAAACTCATCTTCTACACCACCTGTTCTATTATGAGATAATCGCCGATTTGAATAGCAAAGCCAGAATAAAACGGAAACTCTGCCGACATTAAAATTACTACCGCTTCCAACCGCGCTACACCTTGTTTTACTTTTTCCACAGCATTGGCGAATCGCTCGGCTTCCTCACCCATTACCGCAAGATTACTTGTTATTACTCTAAAATGTGGATATGTACTGCCATATTCGTACCATGCCTCCATGTAGCCATCTCCGAAATAATCCCGAACCACCTGGTTGACTGCGTATGGTGTACCTAAATACATATGGACCTTATCGCTGTTCTTTATTAGTGCCCGTTTTACCTCAACAGATGCCGATGCATCATACCAATCAATATGCAACTCATAGGCAAGTTCATCCAGTATTTCTTCCGACAGATTATCCACCCTGGCCAGCAGCACGCATTTATCAATCTCATTAGCTACTTGCTGTAATTGTGGGGTTAGAACTGCACATAAGGCCTGGGTAGTTTTATCATTCTGCATAGCCAAGGTTTGCAGTTTTAAAAGATCAATGTCTTTTAAATCCATTTTCATCACCTCATAGCAGTCCACCATAGATTACAGTCACAGTACCGGTAGTGGCAACCTTGTCCTTATCCACTGTAGTATAGACTGGAGATGTTATATCGATCCGACAAGCTTTTGCTGTCAATACCAAATTACGCAAATAGTCAGGATTAATCGCCCGGCCCATCTTCCCATTCTGCCAGGCTTTATACTGTTCTACCGCCCCACCCGTGCCTTCAATAGCATTTTTTATTTGTGTTTCAAGCGTCGAATCATCTTTACTAATGTAGTAGGTGAAAGCGATATCATAAGAGACTTGGGCTGGAGCTTCTACTGTGACATTGTCGGTCATAGGTCTAGTCTTTTCACCATTACAAACAGCTAAAACTTTGTCCAAGATAGCCTGGGACGGCAACTCTCCATCTTTCATTAACACCGATATTTTTACTTTTCCAGCCGGTATCTCGGTATAAAAAGGAGTAGGATCTACTGCCGGGTATGCTGCTTGGAATGCAGCTAGGTTAAATTCTTTAATCGTCTCGGGGAAGGTAACAGCCACATCCTGAATATTTGCATCGGCGCTTTTGGCCCTGGCTATATATCCATCCCTGGGACCGGCCGTAGAAAACTTACTCGGTGCTTCCCGTATTCTCTCACGGTATCCGGACCAAACATTCACGCCGTCATCGTCCGCTTCGATATCAGCTCCTCCGGATGATGTATCAATGTTTACCACACCAGCCACAAAAGGGATTTGATCAACAAGCTGATTTATCTGTCCTGGAACAAACCCATTATGAGCTGCCCCCGCCACAGTAGCTTCGGCTATCACATCTCCGGTTGTAGCTCCGGCAGGAATGACTAAGACCTGTTTGGTGGCAAAGTATAAATTGTTGTCGGGTGTAGCCCTGGTGCCAGCAGGAATAGTGATATGGCTTCCTTGGGCGCTGGACAGATTGAAACGTAGAGTAACCGTGGATTTTTGCGCTGGCAAACGAGGGATATCGGTACGCTCTCCCAGGGCATCTAATACTTTTCCTCGGGCATATCGTAGAAGGTTCTGCCTTCCGGTGTCGTTCAGGCTGTTATACAGAGATACTATCACTTGAGCTAGTTGCTGCAGGAATATTCTCCGTTCATCCCCAGGGTAAAAGGGCTCGCCCAGGGCTTTTTCAAAATCGTTGATTAGACTATTAAGTATCTCTTCAGCATTTCCATTAATAAAAGTGATATCACTCATATTTCAACCACCACCCTGGCTGTTATATTCCCTTCCTGATCAATCCCTACTAGCATTACATTTTTAACCTTAGCCCTTGGCTCAAAAGTGCTCACTACCCTATATACTTCTGCCGTATATAATACAAAAACCTCTTCAAGAGGCTTGTCTAAGATGTCAGGATTGATACCCATTAATCGATTATAGGCTACTTCGTACTGAAAAGTTTTGATTAGATTAGCAACATTCTGCAATATTCTGTTGTTACCCTTGGCATCCCAGGCTAAAGGTGCATTCGAATCAATAATATATTCCATGCCCCCTACCTCCTCATGTTGGTATTAGTTCTTTTGTTTGCTTCCTTTTCATCTGGGGACAACAGTATAGCAGATATCTCATCCTGAACATTAACCTTGCTTTTAATCCCCGGCGACTTTGAACCGCTGCTACCGCCAGCTTCCTTTTTACCAGGCCTGACGTATTCCTCAAACTCAAGAGCAAGGGTAAGGCCTTGGATATGCCCGGAGTTGTCTATTCTGACATTGGAAGGGGTTATGGTTTTAAGCAACCATTTATTTTCTCCTATCGGTTTACCGCCCAAAACAAAGATATCAGGTACGCCTTGAGCCAGAATCTGCTGCCAATTTTCCCATTCTTGCCGGGGATTTATCCCGTTTCTTTCTTCAAGAGATAGGGAAAAGGACATTGTATCCAGCCCCTGCCCTTTGATGTAAGTTGACGGTTTTTTTCCGTCAACCTCCTGGGCATCAGTCTGGAGTAAGGCAGAATGACTAAAATCATTGAAGGTGTAAATTTTAGAAACATCTACCTGGAATATCTTGTTTCTGAATATAGCTATCATATAACTCACCCACTCAATCTGGCCAATATAGCCCCTTCTGTTTTACTCCACATGCCGACAACAACGACATCCCCCACAGCCAGCAATTCGCTTATATGCTCGCTGATGGGTAGCAGCATAGTAACCAAGTTGTCATTATCCGGAATAGTAACCCGGGCTTTTCCTTCTTTTAGCTCTGAAACTATTCCTCGTAATATCATTAGTACCCCTCCAGTGGGCGTCTAAGTTTTAGTGTAGTTTTCTCTGCCATAAGATCATGCAGGATTTCCTCGCAGAAGTATTTGCCATCAGCCATACCCATGTCTTTTATTTCAACCATATTCCCAGCTGCAATTCCCGGTTCAAATTTAATCCTGCATCGGCCACCGGCATAGCTTTTATTTAGGTTTCTCAAGATACCGGCAGAGAATCGTTTTGCTTCCCCGATTGAATCAATATATAGTTCACCATTTATTTTTTTTACCGGACCAAATACAGGATCCTGAGTATCAGCCTTAATAGTTCCGTAACTTATCTGACAGGCAGAAAATACCCTGGTGGAATGATTCCAAAAGCAGTAATCATCATCAAAGTCCGAGCGATATAGTGTTTTGACAGGCGCTTCCTTTTCCATGGCACGTTCATCAAACACTACCAAGCTCTTATTAGTAACCTTAAGGGAATAACCTTCCAGTCTGCACCTTTCTGACAGAAACTCAATATCAGTTTGGTTTATCTGTTCTACACGCCTATATAAGTGGTTTTCAATTCCATAAGTCTTAATGGTTAGTCCATACCGTCCAGCCACTTCCTGGATAAGTTCCATTAAACATATACCCTCCCAGGACCGGGAATAAGTTGTCTTGGCCTGTTGAGGTACAGACAAGGCCTGCAGTATAAAATAGCCAGAAATAATCTCCCAAGAGTCAATGTACATTTCACCCGAGGAAAAACCCATCTTACTTAGTTCAATTCTCTGATTTTTCTCTGGCTTCCACTTACTCCACAGGCCCTGCGTATCGTTAAACCGTATAAATAGACTATCCGCCCGGCCACCGGCAGCATCGACAATAATTGCTTTATTTATTTCTACATCTTTGGTAATGTCTGTGCCTTCATAAAGTAACCGCATTGATTTCACCTCTTCCAAGGTGGTAAAGTATCAGGTGCTGCATCATCGACGATTGGTATTTTCAGTTCTATACCGGCCGGGAAAACGATAATGTCGGCATATTGCGGATTAGCCTGGATAAGCAGGGAGGCCTTCATCTCATCATTATAAGCATCCAAAGCCAGGATGTCCCAAGTGTCGCCGGCCATGGTTTTATAAACAAAATAATCAGTAGCCATAAGACACCCTCTCCTTCCCGGCAAAATATCTTTCCATGATGGCTATGATTCTTTCTTCCATCTCTTCTCCGGCTTGGGCTGCTGCTTGCTTAATTACTCCCGGATCTCCGCCTGGTGCATGGATGGTAATCGGCATATCTATCTTAATTTGAGGCCCCACGCCTACTCCTAACATCTGAGCAGTTTTGGACAACAACCCGATACTCCGCTGATCGCCAGGTTTAATAGGTATGGCCATTTCCGGGCCAGCTTCGCCGAAAATAGAAGGCTTTATTGCAAGGCCACCCTGGGCAAATCCTTCTAACGCAGGGGTATTTTGATTTCCGCCACTTATTAATCCTTTTACCTTCGAAGTAACTTTTCCTATACCATCCAAAACGGGGCCCAGGAACCCTACCAGCTTTTCGATGATGGGAACAACAATTTCGATTGCTTTACTCAGTACAGTACCGATAATATAAGCAACATCACCAATAATAGGTGCTACTTTTTGTATCAATGGAATAAGTGTTTGAACTAAACTTACAACAGGTTTTGCCTTCTCTATTATGATAGCTAAGGCATTGCTTACTTTTTCCCCTGCTTGTGAGCCATCTATCCGTGAAATTACATTGTTGACTAAAGACAGACCCTTAGCGACAACCGGAATAACTCCCTGCATTATCTGCGATGATAATTGTTTATAGTTCTCTCTCAATAGCTTTTGTTGGTTAGCAAAACTGTCTTGAGTCCGCTGGAAGTCGCCCTGGGCATCCTTAGTAACTTCCATCAAGTATGCATAGCGCAGCATAGTTTGCGACGCCTGGTCCATGGAATTATATGCTATGGTGATCCCTTTCGAAAGAGCAAAAGCTTCAAGGTTTGCCACGCTCATATTTATCCCAAGCTGCTTAAGTGGCTCTGTCTCGCCAGATATGCCGGATCTAATCTTTTCAAAAGCTTCTTCCGGATCCAGGTTATAAAATGAAGCCATGTCTCCGGCCAGGCCCACCATGTCGGTAGATAGTTTCAGGACGCTCTCATCTGCAAGTCCGGACGATTTCAACATAGCTCCCAGGGTACCAGTATATCTTTTTGCTTCGAGTTCAGACAAACCATAAGCCTTCAAGGCTTCCTTTGACCATTTATTAATCTGACCCGCATCCTTGCCGAAAGTAACATCTACCACGTTTTGGACTTCCTGGAGATCTGAGGCTAGTTGTAGAACTTGCTTTCCGGCATTAAATAAAGCCCCGGCTACTTTAGATACAACCTGGGCTCCTAATACACCTTTGAAAACCCCACCGGCAATGCTGCCGGTTTTTTTCATTGTGTCTTTCAATTTATTAGTCTGGCCAGTAGCTTTAAGGAGAGCGCTTTGAAGGGATGGATCGACCTTGCCAGCCAAGGTAATTAAAGCTTTTATTTCCTTTTGTGATGCCATACCTCTTCATCGCCTCCTTCTGCATTTTATCGGCCATATCAAGTAAGTCCAGATATAAGTCTATAAACTCATGAACAGTCATCCTCATGTAAAAATGGATTGGAGTCCGAGTAAATATACAGGCATCTAAAGCTGCTTTTCTGAATTGCTTGCCTCGCCAGCCGGCGAATCCTCGGCGTCCAATCCTAATAAAAAATTTTTTGCCAACTCTCGAGCTTTAAGTGCATCTCGGCCAGTTAACCTTAGATAGTCCGAAACATCAGTTCCTTTATTTGCTTTGGCGGCCGAATACGCAAAGAAATAGCTATGCCATGTCATATTGAGCTCCTCAGTTGTTATGGTGACACAGCCCTGTTCTGTCATGTATTTTTCAGCATTAACCATATCCTGTAAAGTCATGGCATCAAAGTCATAAGCAATAGCAGAGACTTCCTCTCCATTGATCATGATAGGCTTTTTTAGTTCTAACACTTTCTTAGCCATAGCTGAATGATTCCTCCCTATAGAGAGAAACGCAGCTCTATTACAGAGCTGCGTTTACTCTTCTCATGTAGTCCACACCGTCTACCCGGAATATGTTTGCCAATTTATCAATCAACAGAATCTCAACGCCATCCACGACCACACGATACCGCCAAATCTCATATGTCACGCTGCCTTCGATGGACCCGTTGTTTTCAATGGTTCCACCTTCGGATGATTTCATCACACCTGTGGCAAATACCTTAGACCCCTGAGGCAGCATCTGCCCGTTGGAATCCATATAGTCTTTTACAAAACGGATCTCGATATTTTGGTTACCTGGTTTTTGCAATCGAAGGACAGACCTGCTTACAGACTTATAAGATATAGACAGTTCAAGGGAACCAAACTGTCCCGTTGTCGGCATGGCAATAGTTCCCATGATACCAGCACCGTTCATTTCAACAGTTTGCTGTTCGATGTTCGGCAGCTGAATATTTATCACGTCATCAACTTCGATATCGTTAACTAATACGCGATGGTTAATAATATTGCCGGAACGCATCATGCCGCCTCACCACCTTCCAGTAAAACTGAAAGCCCGTCGGTAGTATAAGCTACCCAGGCCGTTATTGATTTGCCTTGTGGAGCAGTTGTGATCGGGATATCGAACCGGAAATTTCCTTCAATCATGTCATTGGTAGGATTAACAGCCGGGTCAAAGTGGATAGTTGCTCCCAATACCCTTCCTCTAGCCCGCAGCATATCAAGCCACTCCTGGAAGCTGTTTAAAATGGTATCAATCTTTTGCCTGTTCCATGTGGCGTCAACTTCCGGCCCGTAGGTTTTCTGAAAAGTATTTAGGATATGATACAGCATCCGCATCGAAGAATCAAAAATACTCCTGGGATCGTTATCTGCACCATACTTATACGCACCGGTATGCCCGCCCCATAGTTTCCATTGGCCGCCCCAGAAGATAGCTGTTTTTATCCCTTCAGCATTAAGCTGATTAGCCTGCTCCTGATCATAAGAAACAGGCACAATGCCGGAAGCCCCTTTTACAGCCAAACCGGTAATATCCACTCTTTTGTTACTGGGGGTTTCGGATGGAATATTGTCCTGCAGGTAGTCGGTTCTTTGGGCAGTTACAACGGCAAGGGTAGACAGATGGAATACTCTATCCCCGTTTACTGCCAAAGGCCAGCAAGGAGACTCACATTCGGCGTTGTATCCATTGGCGTTTTTCCAGGTGATAGCCTTGGCTCTGGTGTTGGTTTCGGCATCAGCCGGAATGTCTGTAAATACAAAGGCATACCAGTGACCGTTAATTTTTTGGCTGGCTGCCACTAATGCATCCCTTACCGCCTTTTTATCACTCCAACCGGGAGCAGCCAGAATAGTGGGGATCTGGTTAAGGTTTTGATACACAAGGCCAACTGCCTGGATCCCGGTTCTGGTCTCATCCGTGATACCGCCAATAACTTCAGTTGTGGTTACGCTTTCCGGAGTAACTCTGTCATAAGTAACAGATACACTGGCACCCAACCCGCCGGTGAGATCCCTGATTATAACCTTAGAGCCGTCGGGTGAATAGAAAGCAGTGTAATCGGTTCCAAAAACCTTTCCGGTTATCGTTATCGAGTCCAGGATAACTTTTTCATCTTTAATTACACCCTGAGAGTTAACAATTAAGACATTAACTGTAGTGGGTTCTCCACCTTTCATGGTTGCCGGGTCAAGAACATTGACCAAAACAATTGGCCCAATCGGCCCAATAGCAGATTTGAAATGAGCATATATGGCCTCGCAAAGCTCATAATCTGCCCAGTTGTCGGAGTAGCCTATCTTGCGCACGGCATCTTCAAAACTGGAGACCAGGATCGGCTGGTTGACTAACCCTGTATAGTCCCTAATTTGATGCACCGGGGCCCGGCCAAAATATACCGGTAGAGTTGCAACACCGGAAGGCGGCAGCTGCCCGGTTGTTTGGCCTAACTCCCCATAGGCACCGTGTTTGTAAGGCATACTTCTTCACCTCTCTTATAATAGGTCTGAATGCTTAGGATAAGCAGGAACCCGCACATCAAAAGTAATCCATCCGAAATAGTACGGGTCCAGATCCGGAGTCTGTTCTTCCGGATTATAAAATCCCTGCGTTAACGGCAAATCTACCGTAATACCGGTTATGCTTCTGTTCTTTAGCACCGCAGCCCTTGTTTTGTCCATAAAATTAAGCAGGTCTCTCCAGCCTTCATTGTCTGGAGTAAATTTTTCAACATCATGAACACCAGGGCTATAAACGCAGTGTATCAGTCTGATAGATAGAGAAAGATTTTCTCCATCATCTGTAGCCTCTTCAAATGTCACAACAACACCTGGAATGGCTGATTTTATTCCAAGCGGCAAAGCTTTTTTGAACGGCATATAGGCACTGTAGGCAGTAGGATTAACTAATTCGAAACTGATAATATTGTCATCAGATGGCACTTTAAGTTTAATATTCTGGCAAACATTCTCCTGCAGCCAATCTCTGAGTTTATCTAAAATCTCAACTGTGGTCACGATATCACCTGCCTTTGACCTTTCTGCCGATATTAAATATCTCCCTGGTGATCTCATGTTCCAGGCGTTCCCTTAAAACCTTGTTACCCGCCTCGAGGATCTGTTCTGCTATTTTTTCGTTGGTGATCATCTGCGGAACAGATAGTGTTCGTATAATCTGAATCGGCAGCCGGCTATTCCCTACCCGCTTAAAAACGTTGTGTCGCATTTTATCGGCCGACCTTGCACCTGTGGGTGCTATAAACGCTTTTGGGTCCGTTCTCACAGGTTTTTTCCCGCCAGTTTTTTTGATCTGAACTTTCACTTGTCGCTTACTTCTTTTTATGTTTTTGATAGGTACCGCAGGAGAATGCGGGAATCTCCCAAGGGAGAGCAGGTGGCCTTTAGAAGTGATACTTGCAGACAAGTCGGAATTTGAAGGGCGTTTGATGTTTGCGAAGGATTTTTTGACATCGCCGGATTTGATGCTGTAAACCTTTGACACCAACTGACCGGTCTTGGCAATTATATGATCTATAGCTCTATTTAAGGCGTTTTTAGTAGCAGTACCAACCTCTTTTTCAAAACCTTTCAGTTCAATTGTCAAACGGTCAATTTGTTTGGTATCAAGGTATATCTCCGACTTTGCCACCTCACTCACTCCTATTCTGCTGCAGGATTATCTCGTAGATCCCGCCGTCTTCCCGGCAGCTGAAAACATACATTAACCGGCCGTCAAAGACTTGGGGAGCGCCCTCTCGGGGACGCTCCCCGTAGTCTACTTTTTTAACGAAGTAAAGGATCTCCCCAATACTGATTACGTCAAACTCCTTTCTACTACGCTGCATGAGGCGGTCGTTGTCAATGATAATATTTAACGGCCGGCCGTCAATGATGTGTTGTTCAGCTAATTCATCAGTATTAAAGAACACGCCAAGATCTTTGTTTAAATCATCTTTGATGCCCATGATTTATTTCCTTCCTTTACGACCTAGTGGAGGGTTGCGTAAAGGAGTTTCAGTTTCCTGCTCAGGCTCCTGTTCTGCTTCCTTCTCAGGGTTCTGTTCTGGCTCCTGCTCAAACTCTTTTTCCAGACAATAATATTCAGCTACGCCGTTTTTTACCAACATTGCCTCTATATCACCCAGCGAAACAATAGCTCCGTCCGGAATCAGTCCGCCGAGATGGTTATAAGGTTTAAGCAACCTAATCATACTATCACCTACCCAATCTTAACCCGAGCAGTAGTCCCGGCAAGCGCTTTCGGTTCGGTTGCCCAGCCAGCTGGTACATTACCTGCTTGCACATTGGTGATGACCCGAGCATTAGGATCCCAATAAAGGGCATCGCCAACCGCAAAAGCAGTATTGTTAATGGCCGGTAACTCAAAAACGCCTGCTACATGGACTGATCCGGTTGCGCCTGCTGCAATTGCTTCGCCGGCCACCCCGATTCTGGTGGTTAAATTAACCACGTCACCATATGCAAGGGCAGCTCCACCGTTTAAGTAATCGATTGTATCACCTTTTTGAATATAAGGCATATTTTATTCCTCCTCGCATTTTAAAATAAAGGAGCCTAAAATTAGGTTCCTGCGTTCATATACAGTCCACGATAGTCAAGCACGGTTACGCCGTAGTCAATGTAAATACGCCACTTGATTCCCAGGAAATCAAACCCGACTTGACTTTCCAGTTTCGGCATGTCGTCACCATTTAAATAAGTAACCTCAATGGTATCGACATCGGCTGGGTCAGCAGCCAAGAACCATGGGAACGGATTGCCAGGAGCAACAAGTGCATCAAGTTCAGCGTCAGCCACTAGTTCAAGAGTTCCGACAAACGGATTGACGACGTTTTGTTGTGTTGGGATCAATGTCGCAGACAAAAACTGCTGCCCTTCAGTTTCCCAGGCTGCAGGCACAATCAGAAACTTCGGACCAATGTTCAGGATTTCATTGCCGCGCAGATTCCTTTGTGTACGCATAGCCGCACGTCCAGCGCCTACAGAGGCAACAGTAATATTTGCGCCCTGTGCGGCTAAGTTGTTATGCGCTGCAACAAACAGCTGAAGGCCGTCAAAGATAACCGGGTTGGTCCCGAGCATCCGGTACACCAGCCGGTTAATGCCCCGACGGGCAGCCCGCACATAGGCCTCCGGTACCCGAGTCAGAACGCCGATATCATCGTTGATGAGGGCCTGGCGGGTCATACCGAATTCACGGCCAAAGGTAGCAATCGCTTTGTTGACACCCAGGTCCTGCATTTCATCGAACTTGAACTCCCCGCTCTGGGTCATCTGCACAAGATCGCCAGCTTCAGAAATCTGATAATGAGTTACCGCCTTGAAGTCGGGGTTGCTGCCCCTGCTGGTCCATCTCTGATAAGTGGTCTGGGCGGTCCGGTAAGCAGTGGCCATAGTCTTATTTACGGCGTTAGACAAAATGCTGGCAAACTGACTGTCCGGTGCCAAGGCCTCCCGGAAAAGCGTATCATTGTCCAAACGATGGGCATTCGCCCGGCCAGTCCGAACCAAACATTCAATTGCAAGATCACGCAGTGTCATACCCCGAAGATCCCGGGCCCCATCAACAGGCTTTTCAATGGTTCTACCGGCCCGAATTAAGATGGCATCGGACGCAGCCTCCCTAAACTTATCTGCTTCATCTCTTTCAACCTGCACTCCGCCGCTTGCAGTTATCGGCTTCATTTTTTCTTTTGCTTTTCCAAGCAACGCAACACGAACCTGATCAACTGTGGAACCTTTTTCGATGTATTCCTTAGGATCCACATCGAAATCCCTGCACATAGCTGTTATTTCGCTGACGCGCTGCCTCTCAGCCTTAACAGCTTCTTCCCTTGCAGCCGACTCATTGACGGCCTCGGGAGTTTTTATTTCTTTCTTCTCGTTTTCATACATAGCCTTTTCCTCCTTCTCTGGAATAGTTTTATCAGCACGGCCGTCGACCGGAGCTGCCACTTCATCTGCATTTCTTCCCACACCTACCGATGGGTCTGCCGGTGTGGGTTCAATGCTAATTTCAATTGGTTCCCATTTGATTGCAATATACGCTGGGCCGGTGAATCTGCCATTTGCCGATTTTTTCCCGGCTGCAACCTCTTCCCAATTGCTGACGGAATATCCCACAGATACTCCTTTAATTATGCCTTTATTTACTTTCTGGAATATTCTGTCACTGTCCTCATCATCGTCAAAAGTTATTTGAGCTCTCCCTTTGCGCTCTTTGGTATCTACCCATGCCTTTTCAATTTTGGCTATTGGCATCTTCCCCAAATTCGGGTCCCGGCCATGAGCAAAAAGTACTGTGCCTACTTCAAGCAATCTTGAAAGGTCAACCGCCTCTTCATCATGAGACAATATTTCAGGACCAAACCATCTGTCATACGGCAATTCGGAAGAAAAAGAAAGCTCCACTGTTCTGGAGTTTTCGTTAATTGCTTTTATCTGAGCTTCAAATGTTCTATGTTCCCAAATTCCCGTTTTGGGTTTCTTGTGTTCCAGCATTTGTTTTGCCACCTCCTGATAAATTAATACCCAGTTCC belongs to Peptococcaceae bacterium and includes:
- a CDS encoding phage tail protein, which translates into the protein MSFGGGLFFTNRGRALQAKAQTGIQLNFTRIGVGDGELGGQAIADLTALVHEVKSINLNKFKTLPGGKAVVGGVLSNQGLATSFYWRELGLFATDPDLGEILYCYGNAGALAEYIPAGGGAEILEKQVDIVSLIGNAANVSATIEQSLVFETPEGAQAKADAAQAAAQLYAEGLVEDLAGPGNTKTVKQIDDIVTSHLADDMPHKAVDTTVTPNKTYRYGVGI
- a CDS encoding phage tail protein, which codes for MDLKDIDLLKLQTLAMQNDKTTQALCAVLTPQLQQVANEIDKCVLLARVDNLSEEILDELAYELHIDWYDASASVEVKRALIKNSDKVHMYLGTPYAVNQVVRDYFGDGYMEAWYEYGSTYPHFRVITSNLAVMGEEAERFANAVEKVKQGVARLEAVVILMSAEFPFYSGFAIQIGDYLIIEQVV
- a CDS encoding baseplate J/gp47 family protein; amino-acid sequence: MSDITFINGNAEEILNSLINDFEKALGEPFYPGDERRIFLQQLAQVIVSLYNSLNDTGRQNLLRYARGKVLDALGERTDIPRLPAQKSTVTLRFNLSSAQGSHITIPAGTRATPDNNLYFATKQVLVIPAGATTGDVIAEATVAGAAHNGFVPGQINQLVDQIPFVAGVVNIDTSSGGADIEADDDGVNVWSGYRERIREAPSKFSTAGPRDGYIARAKSADANIQDVAVTFPETIKEFNLAAFQAAYPAVDPTPFYTEIPAGKVKISVLMKDGELPSQAILDKVLAVCNGEKTRPMTDNVTVEAPAQVSYDIAFTYYISKDDSTLETQIKNAIEGTGGAVEQYKAWQNGKMGRAINPDYLRNLVLTAKACRIDITSPVYTTVDKDKVATTGTVTVIYGGLL
- a CDS encoding phage tail protein — translated: MIAIFRNKIFQVDVSKIYTFNDFSHSALLQTDAQEVDGKKPSTYIKGQGLDTMSFSLSLEERNGINPRQEWENWQQILAQGVPDIFVLGGKPIGENKWLLKTITPSNVRIDNSGHIQGLTLALEFEEYVRPGKKEAGGSSGSKSPGIKSKVNVQDEISAILLSPDEKEANKRTNTNMRR
- a CDS encoding tail protein X codes for the protein MATDYFVYKTMAGDTWDILALDAYNDEMKASLLIQANPQYADIIVFPAGIELKIPIVDDAAPDTLPPWKR
- a CDS encoding phage major tail tube protein — protein: MMRSGNIINHRVLVNDIEVDDVINIQLPNIEQQTVEMNGAGIMGTIAMPTTGQFGSLELSISYKSVSRSVLRLQKPGNQNIEIRFVKDYMDSNGQMLPQGSKVFATGVMKSSEGGTIENNGSIEGSVTYEIWRYRVVVDGVEILLIDKLANIFRVDGVDYMRRVNAAL
- a CDS encoding phage tail sheath protein; its protein translation is MPYKHGAYGELGQTTGQLPPSGVATLPVYFGRAPVHQIRDYTGLVNQPILVSSFEDAVRKIGYSDNWADYELCEAIYAHFKSAIGPIGPIVLVNVLDPATMKGGEPTTVNVLIVNSQGVIKDEKVILDSITITGKVFGTDYTAFYSPDGSKVIIRDLTGGLGASVSVTYDRVTPESVTTTEVIGGITDETRTGIQAVGLVYQNLNQIPTILAAPGWSDKKAVRDALVAASQKINGHWYAFVFTDIPADAETNTRAKAITWKNANGYNAECESPCWPLAVNGDRVFHLSTLAVVTAQRTDYLQDNIPSETPSNKRVDITGLAVKGASGIVPVSYDQEQANQLNAEGIKTAIFWGGQWKLWGGHTGAYKYGADNDPRSIFDSSMRMLYHILNTFQKTYGPEVDATWNRQKIDTILNSFQEWLDMLRARGRVLGATIHFDPAVNPTNDMIEGNFRFDIPITTAPQGKSITAWVAYTTDGLSVLLEGGEAA
- a CDS encoding phage tail protein yields the protein MAKSEIYLDTKQIDRLTIELKGFEKEVGTATKNALNRAIDHIIAKTGQLVSKVYSIKSGDVKKSFANIKRPSNSDLSASITSKGHLLSLGRFPHSPAVPIKNIKRSKRQVKVQIKKTGGKKPVRTDPKAFIAPTGARSADKMRHNVFKRVGNSRLPIQIIRTLSVPQMITNEKIAEQILEAGNKVLRERLEHEITREIFNIGRKVKGR
- a CDS encoding DUF2190 family protein, which produces MPYIQKGDTIDYLNGGAALAYGDVVNLTTRIGVAGEAIAAGATGSVHVAGVFELPAINNTAFAVGDALYWDPNARVITNVQAGNVPAGWATEPKALAGTTARVKIG
- a CDS encoding Mu-like prophage major head subunit gpT family protein, translated to MLEHKKPKTGIWEHRTFEAQIKAINENSRTVELSFSSELPYDRWFGPEILSHDEEAVDLSRLLEVGTVLFAHGRDPNLGKMPIAKIEKAWVDTKERKGRAQITFDDDEDSDRIFQKVNKGIIKGVSVGYSVSNWEEVAAGKKSANGRFTGPAYIAIKWEPIEISIEPTPADPSVGVGRNADEVAAPVDGRADKTIPEKEEKAMYENEKKEIKTPEAVNESAAREEAVKAERQRVSEITAMCRDFDVDPKEYIEKGSTVDQVRVALLGKAKEKMKPITASGGVQVERDEADKFREAASDAILIRAGRTIEKPVDGARDLRGMTLRDLAIECLVRTGRANAHRLDNDTLFREALAPDSQFASILSNAVNKTMATAYRTAQTTYQRWTSRGSNPDFKAVTHYQISEAGDLVQMTQSGEFKFDEMQDLGVNKAIATFGREFGMTRQALINDDIGVLTRVPEAYVRAARRGINRLVYRMLGTNPVIFDGLQLFVAAHNNLAAQGANITVASVGAGRAAMRTQRNLRGNEILNIGPKFLIVPAAWETEGQQFLSATLIPTQQNVVNPFVGTLELVADAELDALVAPGNPFPWFLAADPADVDTIEVTYLNGDDMPKLESQVGFDFLGIKWRIYIDYGVTVLDYRGLYMNAGT